The sequence below is a genomic window from Conyzicola nivalis.
GGGTGTGCGGGACGTCATCGGGCGCGAGGGAGTCGACCGGGTCTTCGACGTGCTGCGCGCCGCGTTCACCGAAGAGCCGACTAACTGGTCACGCCGGTACAAGGCTAATCTCGAGAAGCTCGCCACCGGCGACGTGATCAAGGTGGCCGAGGTCGTGCGCGACCTGTGGCGCCGCGACCAAGACAAGGGTCTCTCCGCCGGCGAGAAGAGCATGCTCGCCAAGGCCCGCCAGATACTCGTCTCCGAGCTCGCGCTCGCCGAGAAGACCGACGAAGAAAAGGCATCAACCATGCTCGACGAAGTTCTGGCCTCAGACGCTGTGGCCTCCTAAATCGCGCCCGTGACCGGCTCGACCGTCGCAATCATCGTGGTTGCCGCGGGGAGCGGAACCCGCCTCGGCGCCGCCGAACCGAAGGCACTCGTGACCGTCGGCGGCCAGACGATCCTCGAGCACGCGCTCTCCCGCGTCTTCGACATGACGGATGCCGCGCAGGTCGTCGTCGTGGCGCCGGCCAACCGGCTCGACGATGCCCGCGCCCTCGCGACCCGCGTCGCGGGTGCTGCGACCGACCACGTCACCGTCGTAGCCGGGGGAGACACGCGCCAGCAGTCCGTCTCCGCCGGTCTCGCGGTGCTCGAGCCGGGCGTCGAGGTCGTGCTCGTGCACGACTCCGCGCGCGCGTTCACCCCCGCCGCCCAGTTCGAGGCCGTGATCGCCGCGGTG
It includes:
- a CDS encoding CarD family transcriptional regulator; this encodes MLFEVGETVVYPHHGAATITEVKTRVIKGVDKLYLTLRVAQGDLVIEVPAENVDLVGVRDVIGREGVDRVFDVLRAAFTEEPTNWSRRYKANLEKLATGDVIKVAEVVRDLWRRDQDKGLSAGEKSMLAKARQILVSELALAEKTDEEKASTMLDEVLASDAVAS